The following proteins are encoded in a genomic region of Corythoichthys intestinalis isolate RoL2023-P3 chromosome 5, ASM3026506v1, whole genome shotgun sequence:
- the hacd3 gene encoding very-long-chain (3R)-3-hydroxyacyl-CoA dehydratase isoform X2, giving the protein MALTPLVYWAQRHEEIYLRVELTDAQNIKVHVDDNVLHFQAQGHGAKGQNLYEFNLEFLSPVKTQVAHKSTQRQVNITVKKGQRGWWERLTKLERKPLFLAPDFDRWLDESDAELEIRQKEEKKNRQKASQHDEEGFISLKTVFLFTYNLVQFLGYSWIFVNMTIRLLTFGQDSFYDTFHTISGVMFFCQIFAAIEVLNAAFGVVRTGVIPTVIQLFGRNFILFIIFGCLEEMQNKPVVFFVFYPWSAIEIFRYPFYMLECFNTEWKLLTWLRYSLWIPLYPLGALAEAVAVIQSIPIFDESNLFSIPLPKAIGTSVKFSYVLRVHLALLFLGLFINFRHLYKQRQRRLRTKKRKAQ; this is encoded by the exons atggcattaACGCCACTCGTTTACTGGGCTCAACGTCACGAGGAAATCTACCTTCGGGTGGAGCTGACTGACGCTCAG AATATTAAAGTCCACGTTGACGACAACGTGCTTCACTTTCAAG CCCAGGGTCATGGAGCTAAAGGTCAAAATCTGTATGAATTCAACTTGGAATTTCTTTCACCCGTAAAAACACAG GTGGCTCACAAGTCCACTCAGCGGCAAGTGAACATCACGGTTAAAAAAGGGCAGCGGGGCTGGTGGGAAAGGTTGACCAAACTGGAACGGAAACCGCTCTTTTTGGCTCCAGACTTTGACCGCTGGCTCGATGAATCGGACGCTGAATTGGAGATTAGGCAGAAG gaggagaaaaaaaacaggcagaagGCTTCACAGCATGATGAGGAAG GGTTCATCAGTCTGAAAACAGTGTTTTTGTTTACATACAATTTGGTGCAATTTCTTGGCTATTCATGGATCTTCGTCAACATGACTATTCGCCTCCTCACATTTGGTCAAG ATTCCTTCTACGACACATTTCACACTATATCCGGCGTAATGTTCTTCTGCCAGATTTTCGCAGCAATTGAAGTTCTCAATGCGGCATTTGGTGTGGTCCGGACAGGTGTGATCCCAACAGTTATACAG TTGTTTGGAAGGAATTTCATCCTCTTCATCATTTTTGGTTGCTTGGAAGAAATGCAGAATAAGCCTGTGGTCTTCTTTgttttctatccgtggagcgCCATTGAAATATTTAG GTATCCATTCTACATGCTGGAATGCTTTAATACAGAGTGGAAACTCCTGACATGGCTGCGATACTCCCTTTGGATACCCCTCTACCCATTAGGTGCTCTCGCCGAGG CTGTTGCCGTGATACAGTCCATCCCCATCTTTGACGAGAGCAACCTGTTCAGCATTCCTCTACCCAAGGCCATCGGCACTTCTGTGAAATTTTCCTATGTTTTGCGCGTACATCTCGCTCTCTTGTTTCTAG GACTTTTTATCAACTTTCGTCATCTCTACAAACAAAGGCAGAGGCGGCTCAGGACCAAGAAGAGGAAGGCTCAGTGA
- the hacd3 gene encoding very-long-chain (3R)-3-hydroxyacyl-CoA dehydratase isoform X1: MALTPLVYWAQRHEEIYLRVELTDAQNIKVHVDDNVLHFQAQGHGAKGQNLYEFNLEFLSPVKTQVAHKSTQRQVNITVKKGQRGWWERLTKLERKPLFLAPDFDRWLDESDAELEIRQKEEKKNRQKASQHDEEGFISLKTVFLFTYNLVQFLGYSWIFVNMTIRLLTFGQDSFYDTFHTISGVMFFCQIFAAIEVLNAAFGVVRTGVIPTVIQLFGRNFILFIIFGCLEEMQNKPVVFFVFYPWSAIEIFRYPFYMLECFNTEWKLLTWLRYSLWIPLYPLGALAEAVAVIQSIPIFDESNLFSIPLPKAIGTSVKFSYVLRVHLALLFLGKLKINFLKLHSKVNCLVHLFCQDFLSTFVISTNKGRGGSGPRRGRLSE, from the exons atggcattaACGCCACTCGTTTACTGGGCTCAACGTCACGAGGAAATCTACCTTCGGGTGGAGCTGACTGACGCTCAG AATATTAAAGTCCACGTTGACGACAACGTGCTTCACTTTCAAG CCCAGGGTCATGGAGCTAAAGGTCAAAATCTGTATGAATTCAACTTGGAATTTCTTTCACCCGTAAAAACACAG GTGGCTCACAAGTCCACTCAGCGGCAAGTGAACATCACGGTTAAAAAAGGGCAGCGGGGCTGGTGGGAAAGGTTGACCAAACTGGAACGGAAACCGCTCTTTTTGGCTCCAGACTTTGACCGCTGGCTCGATGAATCGGACGCTGAATTGGAGATTAGGCAGAAG gaggagaaaaaaaacaggcagaagGCTTCACAGCATGATGAGGAAG GGTTCATCAGTCTGAAAACAGTGTTTTTGTTTACATACAATTTGGTGCAATTTCTTGGCTATTCATGGATCTTCGTCAACATGACTATTCGCCTCCTCACATTTGGTCAAG ATTCCTTCTACGACACATTTCACACTATATCCGGCGTAATGTTCTTCTGCCAGATTTTCGCAGCAATTGAAGTTCTCAATGCGGCATTTGGTGTGGTCCGGACAGGTGTGATCCCAACAGTTATACAG TTGTTTGGAAGGAATTTCATCCTCTTCATCATTTTTGGTTGCTTGGAAGAAATGCAGAATAAGCCTGTGGTCTTCTTTgttttctatccgtggagcgCCATTGAAATATTTAG GTATCCATTCTACATGCTGGAATGCTTTAATACAGAGTGGAAACTCCTGACATGGCTGCGATACTCCCTTTGGATACCCCTCTACCCATTAGGTGCTCTCGCCGAGG CTGTTGCCGTGATACAGTCCATCCCCATCTTTGACGAGAGCAACCTGTTCAGCATTCCTCTACCCAAGGCCATCGGCACTTCTGTGAAATTTTCCTATGTTTTGCGCGTACATCTCGCTCTCTTGTTTCTAGGTAAGCTTAAAATAAATTTCTTGAAACTGCATTCAAAAGTTAATTGTCTCGTTCATTTGTTCTGTCAGGACTTTTTATCAACTTTCGTCATCTCTACAAACAAAGGCAGAGGCGGCTCAGGACCAAGAAGAGGAAGGCTCAGTGAATAA
- the ints14 gene encoding integrator complex subunit 14 isoform X2 translates to MPTVVLMDASLSMTRPVSQDISEEFQRKNLAVHGLNMLFEHMASNYRLEFTALMAFSSLWELLVPFTRDYNALQDALSNLEDYDKTCVESALNGVSNVVQQEWGSACPCQVVLVTDGSLGIGKGSLRHSLQSLRHRGDEKKFPLPFPFPTKMFIMCVANTDELQATGALDKWEELLSLSGGDGQVFTVEGPLCMQGVQAMFGRLIDRAYCPFHAVLHCGNLSADVQVFPRPEPVVVDEEVEPLARNVSTDLEIVGFIEIADISSPPVISRHLVLPIAVNKVEDVGTGAADELEEEVSASQMAGKSPNFCVLLHGSLKVEGMVALVQLGPEWFGMLYSQADSKKKSNLMMSLFEPSTEPLPWLGKITHLGPISEAVENPYGEDDSKSPFPVQPPVKRSYAQNVTVWIKASGLQTDVQKILRNARKLPDKTQTFYKELNRLRKAALAFGFWDLLKGVAELLERECTLLPDSAHPDAAFQLSHAAQQLKLASTGDSQYAAFDHNIVPMHTDFSN, encoded by the exons ATGCCTACTGTGGTGTTAATGGACGCGTCCTTGTCCATGACGAGACCAGTGTCGCAGGACATCAGCGAGGAGTTCCAGAGGAAGAACTTGGCAGTCCACGGCCTTAATATGTTATTCGAGCACATGGCCTCCAACTATCGTTTGGAGTTCACCGCACTTATGGCCTTCTCCTCCCTCTGGGAACTCTTGGTGCCCTTCACCAGAGATTATAACGCTTTACAG GACGCCCTCAGCAACCTGGAGGACTATGACAAGACGTGCGTGGAGTCCGCTTTGAATGGGGTCAGCAACGTAGTGCAGCAAGAGTGGGGCAGTGCCTGTCCCTGTCAG GTGGTGCTGGTGACCGACGGGTCTCTCGGTATTGGAAAAGGCTCCCTGCGCCATTCACTTCAATCGTTGCGCCACCGGGGGGACGAGAAGAAGTTCCCTCTGCCCTTCCCATTCCCCACCAAAATGTTCATCATGTGTGTCGCCAACACAGATGAG TTACAGGCAACTGGTGCTTTGGACAAATGGGAAGAGCTTCTTAGTCTCAGTGGTGGGGATGGTCAGGTCTTCACCGTGGAGGGTCCTCTGTGCATGCAGGGTGTGCAAGCCATGTTTGG GAGATTAATTGACAGGGCATACTGTCCCTTCCATGCGGTTTTGCACTGTGGGAACTTGTCCGCAGACGTTCAGGTGTTCCCTCGACCTGAACCCGTCGTGGTGGATGAGGAGGTGGAACCTCTAGCTCGAAATGTCAGCACAG ATTTGGAAATTGTGGGTTTTATTGAAATAGCTGACATATCCAGTCCTCCTGTCATATCCAGACACTTAGTACTACCTATTGCTGTCAACAAAG TTGAGGACGTTGGCACAGgcgctgctgatgagctggaagagGAAGTGTCTGCGAGTCAAATGGCAGGGAAAAGTCCAAACTTTTGCGTGCTCTTACATGGCAGCCTAAAAGTGGAGGGTATGGTGGCACTTGTCCAATTAGG GCCCGAATGGTTCGGCATGCTGTACTCCCAAGCAGACAGCAAGAAGAAATCCAATCTGATGATGTCACTGTTTGAACCCAGTACTGAGCCTTTGCCTTGGCTGGGAAAGATCACTCATTTGGGACCAATCTCAG AGGCAGTAGAAAATCCTTACGGAGAGGATGACAGTAAAAGTCCTTTCCCTGTGCAGCCGCCCGTCAAAAGAAGCTATGCGCAGAATGTCACTGTGTGGATTAAAGCCAGCGGACTACAG ACGGATGTGCAAAAGATTCTGAGGAATGCAAGAAAACTACCCGATAAAACACAGACCTTctacaag GAGCTGAACCGCCTTCGTAAGGCTGCATTAGCATTTGGATTCTGGGACCTCCTCAAGGGAGTGGCTGAGTTGCTGGAGCGGGAATGCACATTGCTGCCTGACTCTGCTCACCCCGATGCCGCTTTCCAGCTCTCGCACGCAGCACAGCAACTCAAGCTGGCCAGTACCGGGGACTCCCAATATGCCGCTTTTGACCACAACATTGTTCCCATGCACACAGACTTCTCAAACTGA
- the ints14 gene encoding integrator complex subunit 14 isoform X1, producing the protein MPTVVLMDASLSMTRPVSQDISEEFQRKNLAVHGLNMLFEHMASNYRLEFTALMAFSSLWELLVPFTRDYNALQDALSNLEDYDKTCVESALNGVSNVVQQEWGSACPCQVVLVTDGSLGIGKGSLRHSLQSLRHRGDEKKFPLPFPFPTKMFIMCVANTDELQATGALDKWEELLSLSGGDGQVFTVEGPLCMQGVQAMFGRLIDRAYCPFHAVLHCGNLSADVQVFPRPEPVVVDEEVEPLARNVSTDLEIVGFIEIADISSPPVISRHLVLPIAVNKEVEDVGTGAADELEEEVSASQMAGKSPNFCVLLHGSLKVEGMVALVQLGPEWFGMLYSQADSKKKSNLMMSLFEPSTEPLPWLGKITHLGPISEAVENPYGEDDSKSPFPVQPPVKRSYAQNVTVWIKASGLQTDVQKILRNARKLPDKTQTFYKELNRLRKAALAFGFWDLLKGVAELLERECTLLPDSAHPDAAFQLSHAAQQLKLASTGDSQYAAFDHNIVPMHTDFSN; encoded by the exons ATGCCTACTGTGGTGTTAATGGACGCGTCCTTGTCCATGACGAGACCAGTGTCGCAGGACATCAGCGAGGAGTTCCAGAGGAAGAACTTGGCAGTCCACGGCCTTAATATGTTATTCGAGCACATGGCCTCCAACTATCGTTTGGAGTTCACCGCACTTATGGCCTTCTCCTCCCTCTGGGAACTCTTGGTGCCCTTCACCAGAGATTATAACGCTTTACAG GACGCCCTCAGCAACCTGGAGGACTATGACAAGACGTGCGTGGAGTCCGCTTTGAATGGGGTCAGCAACGTAGTGCAGCAAGAGTGGGGCAGTGCCTGTCCCTGTCAG GTGGTGCTGGTGACCGACGGGTCTCTCGGTATTGGAAAAGGCTCCCTGCGCCATTCACTTCAATCGTTGCGCCACCGGGGGGACGAGAAGAAGTTCCCTCTGCCCTTCCCATTCCCCACCAAAATGTTCATCATGTGTGTCGCCAACACAGATGAG TTACAGGCAACTGGTGCTTTGGACAAATGGGAAGAGCTTCTTAGTCTCAGTGGTGGGGATGGTCAGGTCTTCACCGTGGAGGGTCCTCTGTGCATGCAGGGTGTGCAAGCCATGTTTGG GAGATTAATTGACAGGGCATACTGTCCCTTCCATGCGGTTTTGCACTGTGGGAACTTGTCCGCAGACGTTCAGGTGTTCCCTCGACCTGAACCCGTCGTGGTGGATGAGGAGGTGGAACCTCTAGCTCGAAATGTCAGCACAG ATTTGGAAATTGTGGGTTTTATTGAAATAGCTGACATATCCAGTCCTCCTGTCATATCCAGACACTTAGTACTACCTATTGCTGTCAACAAAG AAGTTGAGGACGTTGGCACAGgcgctgctgatgagctggaagagGAAGTGTCTGCGAGTCAAATGGCAGGGAAAAGTCCAAACTTTTGCGTGCTCTTACATGGCAGCCTAAAAGTGGAGGGTATGGTGGCACTTGTCCAATTAGG GCCCGAATGGTTCGGCATGCTGTACTCCCAAGCAGACAGCAAGAAGAAATCCAATCTGATGATGTCACTGTTTGAACCCAGTACTGAGCCTTTGCCTTGGCTGGGAAAGATCACTCATTTGGGACCAATCTCAG AGGCAGTAGAAAATCCTTACGGAGAGGATGACAGTAAAAGTCCTTTCCCTGTGCAGCCGCCCGTCAAAAGAAGCTATGCGCAGAATGTCACTGTGTGGATTAAAGCCAGCGGACTACAG ACGGATGTGCAAAAGATTCTGAGGAATGCAAGAAAACTACCCGATAAAACACAGACCTTctacaag GAGCTGAACCGCCTTCGTAAGGCTGCATTAGCATTTGGATTCTGGGACCTCCTCAAGGGAGTGGCTGAGTTGCTGGAGCGGGAATGCACATTGCTGCCTGACTCTGCTCACCCCGATGCCGCTTTCCAGCTCTCGCACGCAGCACAGCAACTCAAGCTGGCCAGTACCGGGGACTCCCAATATGCCGCTTTTGACCACAACATTGTTCCCATGCACACAGACTTCTCAAACTGA
- the LOC130915743 gene encoding sodium/potassium/calcium exchanger 2-like isoform X2: MRDNTQIHLSLYDTLPSPQNGKEGKKASSKSTESAPFAGTLQTQSRTGLQLHGYQQTTMASLSTSNQHPINGRLAFGTTVTPPSSSDAPHLQGQFPKDPFTNQGRRQGWVVLHILGMIYMFASLAFLCNEFFVPAMEVIIDEFDISDDVAGATIMAASRSFSKLFTAVVAVFISQKNVGIGTVVGSAVFNILFVTGLCALTSREVLQLSKWPFFRDVTFYTVDLVLLAICYLDNVIMWWESTLLVTSYILYLVFMKFNVQIKSAMKMQLLKETNSFEMVSGEEYAIRGRPELESKKNERTNNRNKKQEEPVSLKWPNTPYKQATFIFLLPIKLPLCLTIPDVRKQNFRKFFMITLLSSILWITVLSYLMVWWAHQVGETFSIPAEIMGLTVLAAGTSIPDIITSVIVARKGLGDMATASLVGNNIFNITICLPLPWLLYSLIHGLLPVAVNSDGLSCAVALLFLMLLFFIISIVSCKWKLDKVLGFIMLLFYIIFVVLSMTLHFRFPVCPV, translated from the exons ATGAGAGACAACACTCAAATTCACCTTAG TTTGTATGACACTTTGCCCAGCCCACAGAATGGTAAAGAGGGTAAGAAGGCCTCAAGTAAAAGCACAGAAAGTGCTCCTTTCGCTGGCACATTACAGACTCAAAGCCGAACAGGACTGCAGTTGCATGGGTATCAGCAAACAACTATGGCCTCGCTATCAACTTCAAATCAGCACCCGATCAATGGGCGCCTCGCTTTTGGAACCACCGTCACTCCACCTTCCTCTAGTGATGCTCCTCACTTGCAGGGACAATTCCCCAAGGATCCCTTTACCAACCAGGGGCGCAGACAAGGCTGGGTAGTACTCCATATCCTTGGTATGATCTACATGTTTGCGTCACTTGCTTTTCTGTGCAATGAGTTCTTTGTTCCTGCAATGGAGGTCATCATAGACGAGTTTGACATCTCTGACGACGTGGCTGGAGCTACCATCATGGCAGCTTCGAGATCGTTCTCCAAGCTGTTCACCGCTGTTGTAGCAGTTTTCATCTCCCAGAAGAATGTGGGAATAGGCACGGTTGTTGGCTCAGCAGTTTTCAACATTCTTTTTGTGACTGGACTGTGCGCTTTAACATCACGGGAGGTTCTTCAGTTGAGCAAGTGGCCTTTTTTCAGAGATGTGACCTTCTACACAGTGGATCTTGTCCTACTTGCCATCTGTTACTTGGATAATGTCATCATGTGGTGGGAGAGTACGTTGCTGGTGACAAGCTACattttatatttagtttttatgaAGTTTAATGTACAAATTAAATCAGCAATGAAGATGCAGCTCCTGAAAGAAACAAACAGTTTTGAAATGGTTTCCGGTGAG GAATATGCAATTAGAGGTCGTCCAGAGTTAGAAAGTAAAAAGAATGAGCGCACTAACAATAGAAACAAGAAACAAGAGGAGCCTGTTTCTTTAAAATGGCCAAACACTCCATACAAACAAGCCACATTTATTTTCCTGTTACCCATAAAACTTCCTCTGTGCCTCACCATTCCTGATGTGCGCAAACAG aattttagaaaattcttTATGATCACGCTGCTGAGCTCCATTCTATGGATTACAGTCTTGTCCTATCTCATGGTTTGGTGGGCCCACCAG GTCGGCGAAACCTTTAGCATCCCAGCAGAGATTATGGGCCTGACTGTCCTGGCTGCAGGCACATCCATTCCAGACATCATCACCAGCGTGATCGTGGCCCGTAAAGGCCTCGGCGACATGGCCACGGCCAGTTTAGTGGGCAATAACATATTTAACATCACTATATG TCTGCCTCTGCCGTGGCTGCTGTACTCACTCATCCACGGTTTGCTTCCTGTGGCCGTCAACAGCGATGGGCTTTCCTGTGCCGTTGCCCTCCTCTTCCTCATGCTTCTCTTCTTCATCATCTCCATTGTTTCCTGTAAATGGAAGCTTGACAAGGTTTTGGGTTTCATCATGCTGCTGTTTTACATAATCTTTGTGGTGCTCAGTATGACGCTGCACTTTCGCTTTCCGGTGTGCCCTGTTTAA
- the LOC130915743 gene encoding sodium/potassium/calcium exchanger 2-like isoform X1: MYFEQKRHLQLFFFLAALFFSLYDTLPSPQNGKEGKKASSKSTESAPFAGTLQTQSRTGLQLHGYQQTTMASLSTSNQHPINGRLAFGTTVTPPSSSDAPHLQGQFPKDPFTNQGRRQGWVVLHILGMIYMFASLAFLCNEFFVPAMEVIIDEFDISDDVAGATIMAASRSFSKLFTAVVAVFISQKNVGIGTVVGSAVFNILFVTGLCALTSREVLQLSKWPFFRDVTFYTVDLVLLAICYLDNVIMWWESTLLVTSYILYLVFMKFNVQIKSAMKMQLLKETNSFEMVSGEEYAIRGRPELESKKNERTNNRNKKQEEPVSLKWPNTPYKQATFIFLLPIKLPLCLTIPDVRKQNFRKFFMITLLSSILWITVLSYLMVWWAHQVGETFSIPAEIMGLTVLAAGTSIPDIITSVIVARKGLGDMATASLVGNNIFNITICLPLPWLLYSLIHGLLPVAVNSDGLSCAVALLFLMLLFFIISIVSCKWKLDKVLGFIMLLFYIIFVVLSMTLHFRFPVCPV; the protein is encoded by the exons atgtattttgaacAAAAAAGACACTTgcagctatttttctttcttgCTGCTCTCTTCTTCAGTTTGTATGACACTTTGCCCAGCCCACAGAATGGTAAAGAGGGTAAGAAGGCCTCAAGTAAAAGCACAGAAAGTGCTCCTTTCGCTGGCACATTACAGACTCAAAGCCGAACAGGACTGCAGTTGCATGGGTATCAGCAAACAACTATGGCCTCGCTATCAACTTCAAATCAGCACCCGATCAATGGGCGCCTCGCTTTTGGAACCACCGTCACTCCACCTTCCTCTAGTGATGCTCCTCACTTGCAGGGACAATTCCCCAAGGATCCCTTTACCAACCAGGGGCGCAGACAAGGCTGGGTAGTACTCCATATCCTTGGTATGATCTACATGTTTGCGTCACTTGCTTTTCTGTGCAATGAGTTCTTTGTTCCTGCAATGGAGGTCATCATAGACGAGTTTGACATCTCTGACGACGTGGCTGGAGCTACCATCATGGCAGCTTCGAGATCGTTCTCCAAGCTGTTCACCGCTGTTGTAGCAGTTTTCATCTCCCAGAAGAATGTGGGAATAGGCACGGTTGTTGGCTCAGCAGTTTTCAACATTCTTTTTGTGACTGGACTGTGCGCTTTAACATCACGGGAGGTTCTTCAGTTGAGCAAGTGGCCTTTTTTCAGAGATGTGACCTTCTACACAGTGGATCTTGTCCTACTTGCCATCTGTTACTTGGATAATGTCATCATGTGGTGGGAGAGTACGTTGCTGGTGACAAGCTACattttatatttagtttttatgaAGTTTAATGTACAAATTAAATCAGCAATGAAGATGCAGCTCCTGAAAGAAACAAACAGTTTTGAAATGGTTTCCGGTGAG GAATATGCAATTAGAGGTCGTCCAGAGTTAGAAAGTAAAAAGAATGAGCGCACTAACAATAGAAACAAGAAACAAGAGGAGCCTGTTTCTTTAAAATGGCCAAACACTCCATACAAACAAGCCACATTTATTTTCCTGTTACCCATAAAACTTCCTCTGTGCCTCACCATTCCTGATGTGCGCAAACAG aattttagaaaattcttTATGATCACGCTGCTGAGCTCCATTCTATGGATTACAGTCTTGTCCTATCTCATGGTTTGGTGGGCCCACCAG GTCGGCGAAACCTTTAGCATCCCAGCAGAGATTATGGGCCTGACTGTCCTGGCTGCAGGCACATCCATTCCAGACATCATCACCAGCGTGATCGTGGCCCGTAAAGGCCTCGGCGACATGGCCACGGCCAGTTTAGTGGGCAATAACATATTTAACATCACTATATG TCTGCCTCTGCCGTGGCTGCTGTACTCACTCATCCACGGTTTGCTTCCTGTGGCCGTCAACAGCGATGGGCTTTCCTGTGCCGTTGCCCTCCTCTTCCTCATGCTTCTCTTCTTCATCATCTCCATTGTTTCCTGTAAATGGAAGCTTGACAAGGTTTTGGGTTTCATCATGCTGCTGTTTTACATAATCTTTGTGGTGCTCAGTATGACGCTGCACTTTCGCTTTCCGGTGTGCCCTGTTTAA